One part of the Vicia villosa cultivar HV-30 ecotype Madison, WI linkage group LG6, Vvil1.0, whole genome shotgun sequence genome encodes these proteins:
- the LOC131614632 gene encoding uncharacterized protein LOC131614632 — translation MCVKDLLLPNIKQWDVGKVKLLFDHVVAETILRVPLVEEVVEDRLVWQEERNGEYSVKSGYRLWRGVQSSNRCNDREGNWKNVWNILAPSRAKHLLWRICRGCLPTRTNLQQHHVQCSSICPWCDIEEEDEWHVFFGCISTSQSWRAAGLSALIDSRIHSFHDAKSLIFDVCSREDRRDAGRFAMVLESLWRSRNNVVWQDDREDAIRIGLQAYHNWYDWFLARKDHNGCTTNNFPLTWIPPLVDQVKCNVDASFNNNVVTTNRGWCFRDHLGRFIRAGSAWDLGLYSVFEAEATALKEAIQDAISLQFSHVSFESDCQFYLL, via the coding sequence ATGTGTGTTAAAGATCTACTTCTTCCTAATATTAAACAATGGGATGTGGGTAAGGTGAAATTGCTTTTCGATCATGTGGTGGCTGAAACTATTCTTAGAGTCCCCCTAGTGGAGGAGGTTGTGGAGGATAGGTTGGTGTGGCAAGAGGAAAGGAATGGTGAGTATAGTGTGAAATCGGGTTATAGACTTTGGAGAGGGGTGCAAAGTAGTAATCGTTGTAATGATAGGGAGGGTAACTGGAAGAATGTCTGGAACATCTTAGCGCCTTCTAGAGCTAAGCATTTGTTATGGCGTATTTGTCGGGGCTGCCTTCCAACCCGTACTAATTTGCAACAACATCATGTTCAGTGTTCGTCTATTTGCCCGTGGTGtgatattgaagaagaagatgagtggCATGTCTTTTTTGGTTGCATTTCAACTTCCCAAagttggcgggcagcaggtttgtcaGCTCTTATAGACTCTCGTATTCACTCTTTCCATGATGCTAAGTCGCTTATATTTGATGTGTGTAGTCGAGAGGATCGTCGGGATGCCGGGAGATTTGCTATGGTACTTGAATCCCTTTGGAGGAGTAGGAATAATGTGGTTTGGCAAGATGATCGAGAAGATGCTATAAGAATTGGTTTACAAGCCTATCACAATTGGTATGATTGGTTCCTAGCTAGAAAGGACCATAATGGGTGTACTACTAATAATTTTCCGCTTACTTGGATCCCGCCTTTGGTTGATCAGGTGAAGTGTAATGTTGATGCAAGTTTTAATAATAATGTTGTTACTACTAACAGAGGTTGGTGCTTTCGGGATCATTTGGGTAGATTTATCAGAGCTGGTTCTGCGTGGGATTTAGGCCTTTATTCGGTCTTTGAAGCCGAAGCCACCGCGCTGAAGGAAGCTATCCAGGATGCTATCTCTCTCCAGTTCTCCCATGTTTCCTTTGAAAGTGATTGTCAATTCTATCTACTCTAA
- the LOC131612336 gene encoding protein PHOTOSYSTEM I ASSEMBLY 2, chloroplastic-like, translating into MNETIKLTIHVHPPPMASPTLQMTTSKSFLCPNASALKISNPYKTFTFGSNFKVHLLSPNNNGSASTCSSHGSVSSLKKDENRRRSDLENLFCYDKAIPEEIIEKPVGLSLAEKEIGNNSRCTDCHAKGAMLCATCAGSGLYVDSIMESQGIIVKVRCLGCGGTGNIMCTECGGRGHLGPK; encoded by the exons ATGAATGAAACCATAAAGCTGACAATACATGTTCATCCACCACCAATGGCTTCACCGACTCTTCAAATGACAACATCAAAATCATTTCTTTGTCCAAACGCTTCAGCGTTGAAGATTTCGAATCCCTATAAGACATTCACTTTTGGGTCCAATTTCAAAGTTCATCTTCTTTCCCCTAATAACAATGGTTCAGCTTCTACCTGTTCTTCTCATGGG TCTGTCTCAAGTTTAAAGAAAGATGAGAACAGACGCAGAAGTGATCTCGAAAATCTGTTTTGTTATGATAAAGCTATCCCAGAAGAAATCATTGAAAAGCCTGTTGGGTTATCTTTGGCCGAAAAAGAAATCGGTAACAATTCTCGATGCACTGATTGCCATGCCAAAGGTGCCATGCTTTGCGCCACTTGTGCCGGTTCTGGTCTATATGTTGACTCCATAATGGAAAGCCAGGGCATAATCGTTAAAGTTCGCTGCCTAG GTTGCGGGGGAACTGGTAATATAATGTGTACAGAATGCGGGGGACGAGGTCATCTAGGACCGAAATGA